In Nocardia sp. NBC_00403, one DNA window encodes the following:
- a CDS encoding GNAT family N-acetyltransferase gives MTDQDDFGFALGLTPTMTWPQYLSALDDYRRGINLPEGIVAATFLAATLDHQLVGRAAIRHTLNAALRRRGGHIGYAVLAQHRRRGYGTTILAQSITIARALGIERILITCDDTNAGSRRIIESCGGVLESVEPWTDGTLIRRYWID, from the coding sequence ATGACCGACCAAGACGACTTCGGTTTCGCACTTGGCCTGACACCGACTATGACCTGGCCGCAGTACCTCTCGGCGTTGGACGACTACCGACGCGGAATCAACCTGCCCGAGGGCATCGTCGCAGCCACTTTCCTGGCTGCCACCCTCGATCATCAACTCGTCGGGCGTGCAGCGATCCGACACACCCTCAACGCGGCCTTGCGACGTCGAGGCGGCCACATCGGATACGCCGTCCTCGCTCAGCATCGGCGCCGCGGATACGGGACCACCATCCTTGCACAAAGCATCACCATCGCCCGCGCGCTCGGCATCGAGCGCATCCTCATCACCTGCGACGACACGAACGCCGGCTCACGGCGGATCATCGAATCCTGCGGCGGGGTCCTGGAATCGGTCGAGCCGTGGACTGATGGCACTTTGATCCGGCGGTACTGGATCGACTGA